CACTTTCACCAGCGGGATGATGACAGCGGGAGAGGTGCTCCCCAGCGTCAGACCCAGCATGGTGGCGGGCAAGATGCTAAGCTCCAGCGCGTAGATGCCGACCAAGGTTGCGATGATCGCGGTCAGCACGAAGCAGCCGATGGCAAGTTTACCCGTGGTGGTGAGCGATTTACTCAGCACATTCATCTCAAGCGAGGTGCCGCCTTCGAACAGGATGACCACCAGTGCGATGGTGGCAAACAAGGAGCCGACCTTGCCGAAGTCAGCCGGCGAGACGAACCCCAGCACAGGGCCTAGCACGATACCGACAATCACCAGCACCAGCACATCCGGGATATTGGTTTTGCGAAATTGCAGGGAAAGGAAATGGGCAAAGAACACCATCAGTCCGATGAACAGTATCGTTGTGGACATTTTCGCACCTTGGTTTGAGAGGCTGCGGATTATACATGACGCTCAATGGCCAGACCGGAGTGAGGTTTGCAGGCAAAAAAATTGGCAGCCATTTTCAGGCTGCCAACTGTGTGGGCTACAAAGGCTTAAGGCTCATCAATGAAACAGAATCACTGCTTTGTTGAAGGTGATCCACAGGCCAATTGCGATCGGGATGCCGACAGCAGTCCAAGCGAGCGCTGTTGCCGTATCGAGGCCGCCGTGCGTGATGCCAAAAGAACCTGTAACGAGTTCTTCGTTCACTTCCTTTTGATGGTGAGCCGCTTCGATTTCACGCATTTCCTGTTCGGTCAGATGCCACTTCTTGTCCACCGGTTTGATCAGCCAGTTGGCGATAAAGCCCAGCACTAGGAAGCTTGCCAGTATATACATGGTGAAGTCGTATACCTGTTCGCGCGGCACGCCCGCATTGATCTGCGCTTCTCTGATGTAGTTCACCACCACCGGGCCGATGATGCCGGCTGTCGCCCAGGCGGTCAGCAGGCGGCCGTGGATTGCGCCGACAAATTGCGTGCCGAACATGTCCGCCAGATATGCCGGAACCGTGGCAAAGCCGCCGCCATACATGGACAGGATCACGCAGAAGAACGCGACGAATAAGGCTTGATGGCCCGAGTGCGCCGCCCACGGTGCGAGCGAATACATCGCGATGCCCAGTGCGAAGAACACGAAGTAAGTATTCTTGCGCCCGAGCGTGTCGGAGAGCGAGGCCCAGAAGAAGCGTCCTGCGATGTTAAACAACGAAAGCAATCCGGCAAAACCTGCGGCCAGTGCTGCGATTGATTTTTTCTGATCGTCGTTCAGGTGGACAAAATCGACCTCGGGCAGGCCCAGCAAGCGGCCGCTGAAAATTTCCTGCAACATGGGCGATGCCATGCCGAGCACGCCGATGCCGGCGCTGACGTTCAGGCACAGCACCGCCCAGATCAGCCAGAATTGCGGCGTTTTGTGCACGTTCTTTACATGCACGTTGTTGTCCGAGATCAGCGCATGCTGAGTCTCAGGCCGGCTCCAGCCTTCCAGTTTCCAGCCGGTTGGCGGCACGCGGTAACCGAATGCGCCGCAGGTCATCGCGATGAAATATACGACGCCCATGGTAGCGAAGGTCTCCCACACACCGATGCTGGTCGGGGTGCGGAAATGCTCCATCAGCATGTTGGCCAGCGGAGCGCCTATCATCGCGCCGCCGCCGAAGCCCATGATGGCCATGCCGGTTGCCATGCCGCGTTTATCCGGGAACCATTTGATCAGCGTGGAAACGGGCGAGATATAGCCCAAACCCAGACCAATGCCGCCGATGAAACCCGATCCTAACCACATCAGCCAGAGCTGGTGGATATACACGCCGTAGGCGGAAATCAGCAAACCGCCACCCCAGCACACCGCGGCGGTAAACCCTGCGCGACGCGGCCCCACGCGTTCGAGCCAGCCGCCCCAGATTGCGGCAGAGGAACCCAGTAACAGGAAGAACAAGGTGTACATCCAGCCCAGATCGCTGATTTTCCAGTCGCAAGAGGTCGCGAATAAGGCATCGATCAGTCCCGATTCGGCGGGGCAGGCAACCTGCGTCGTGATGCCGACGGATTTGGATAACGGCAGCCAGAACACGGAAAAGCCATAGGCCATGCCAATACA
Above is a window of Gallionella capsiferriformans ES-2 DNA encoding:
- a CDS encoding OFA family MFS transporter gives rise to the protein MTTPNLSTGTPSGWLARERTVARAGFNRWLVPPAALAIHLCIGMAYGFSVFWLPLSKSVGITTQVACPAESGLIDALFATSCDWKISDLGWMYTLFFLLLGSSAAIWGGWLERVGPRRAGFTAAVCWGGGLLISAYGVYIHQLWLMWLGSGFIGGIGLGLGYISPVSTLIKWFPDKRGMATGMAIMGFGGGAMIGAPLANMLMEHFRTPTSIGVWETFATMGVVYFIAMTCGAFGYRVPPTGWKLEGWSRPETQHALISDNNVHVKNVHKTPQFWLIWAVLCLNVSAGIGVLGMASPMLQEIFSGRLLGLPEVDFVHLNDDQKKSIAALAAGFAGLLSLFNIAGRFFWASLSDTLGRKNTYFVFFALGIAMYSLAPWAAHSGHQALFVAFFCVILSMYGGGFATVPAYLADMFGTQFVGAIHGRLLTAWATAGIIGPVVVNYIREAQINAGVPREQVYDFTMYILASFLVLGFIANWLIKPVDKKWHLTEQEMREIEAAHHQKEVNEELVTGSFGITHGGLDTATALAWTAVGIPIAIGLWITFNKAVILFH